CGTCCCGGCAGCGCAGAGGGGCGGGGCCGCGGGCGCTATAGTGCCGGCAGCCCGGGGCTTGAGTATGGGGAAGACGGACCTGGCGCTGTTGCTGCTCGCGTACTCGTTTTTGACCTTTCTGACCCTCTTCGCGAGCCGCTTCATCATCAGCATCGCTCTTCTGGGCGCCGCCTTCGGTGGCAGCGAAGCGGGTTTCAGCATCGGGGTGGCCGTGCTCTTCATCTCGGACGCCCTGATCCTTGCCGCGGGTGGCATGATGGCATCCGCGAAGGCGCGGCAGGTGGGCTGGGGCTGGATGGTAGGCGCGGGGTGCGCCGCGTGCACCGTCCTGTTGTGGCAACCCCTGGCTTCCTTGGCCCTTATCCTCCTCTTTACCGGGGAGGTGTACGTGCCACTGTTCACCCTGGTCGGTGTCCTGGTCGCGCTGTTTCTGGAGATCCCCATGGGAGCCCTGGGAGGATGGATTGCCGAGAAGAGGTCCTACGGTTGATGCTTGGAGTCATAGACTGTAAAGGGGCGGATCATGAAATGCCCGAAATGCGGTGCGGACAACCCGGAAAGCGCTGAGTTCTGCTCGCTGTGCATGGAGAGGATATCCCAGCCCGGCGGGGCGGAGCGTTCGCGCATCTCCGTAAGTTCCCCCGGTGGCACCTATACGGCGCCAGGCGAGTGGCGGGGGGACGCCGAGGTGCTGCGGCCGGAAGTCAGCCGGGTGGTAGTGGAGAAGGTGCACAGGTACCGCATCAAGCTCGCGGTCTATGGGGTTGTAATCGCCCTCATCGTTACCTGGCTCGTCCTCAGCTTCACGGTGTGGGGGAACCCCGATCCCGGCCAGAGGACCATGAAGCTGTTCGGCGCAGTCAACGCCAGGGACGAGGGGGCTTTCGTCGGACAGTTCCAGGAGCAGGACAGCGAGGCGGCGAGGACCATGTATTCCAGGGTCGTCTCGTACCTCGGCGATTCCGGCAGCTACTCCGGCCTCGAACTCGACGTGGTCCGGGATAACGACTACGATGCGGTCTCCTACATCGAGGGAGGTACGGTTCAGGCGGGGGGCGGCTACGAACGCGCCCTGGAACGTTCCGACGGCCTCATGGTGGTTATGGAGAACCACAAGGGCGTGTGGTACGTCATCCCCACGGGTACCGACCTCATCCCGTGACCCGATGAGAGCCGGGTAGCTTTCCCGCATTACCCGGGCAAGCTTAACTTCGCGCCTCACGCTCTTTTCCGGGACCAAAGCCGCATGGCCGGGCATAAACGCTCCTATGTGGAGATGATGTATTATCCTTGGAGAGGCGCAAGGTCCGCTCCTGGCGGAAGGGAGAGCATCGTGGGTTGGAGCGAGAGTTACTACGACGACATGCGGGCTGAAGCCCGGCATGAGCTGGGCCGCCTCTCCCTGCCGCTGCGGGAAGCCCTGGAGGAATACCGCAGAGCCCTTACGTTCTATCGCGATTTCACCGACAACGTGGAGGAGCTGGAGGCGGCGCTGCAACGGCTGGAGAGCCTGATGGCAGAGGACGGTCAGCGGCCGTGCTAAAATATCTACGTACCTGCCGGAGTGGCGGAAGTGGTAGACGCGCTGGTCTCAAAAACCAGTGGGGGCAACCCCGTGCCGGTTCGATCCCGGCCTTCGGCACCACTTAAAAGCCCCGGTGAGGCCGGGGCTTTTTCCTTCGCGACCGACTTGACGTGACGCCGTGACAAGGAGAGTTCGGTCTTGAAGATGTTTTTCGCGGTAGTGCTGGCGCTGGTGGGGACGGTGCTGGTCAACTACTCCATGTACATGCAGAAAAGAGAGTTGAACGACCTGCCCCGCCTGGAGCTTAAAGGGGCGCTCAAGACCCTCCGCGCCTTCGTCTCCAACGTATCATGGCTGGAGGCCCAGGGCCTCATGTTCCTGGGGACCTTCATCCATTCCATCGCCCTGATCTTCGGTCCGCTCTCGGTGATAGCTCCAATCCACACCTCGGGGGTGGTTCTCCTGGCCATCCTGGCCATCTTCAAGCTTGGCGAGCGGGCGGAGTTAATGGACTGGATAGGGATAGGCGCTACCTTCCTGGGCCTGGTCTTTCTGGGCATTAGCCTGGCAGGCACCAGCGGCGCGGAGAGCGCCCACAACACCTTCTTCACCACCTTCTTCATCGTGCTCCTGTACCTCACGGCGGGCGCGTGCTTCATAAACGCCTTCCTGAAGAAGGGGGCGAGGGAGTCCGTACTCATCGCCATCGGCACCGGCGTGCTCCTGGGCCTCAACGACATCCTGGAGAAGCTCTTCTGGCCCGACGCCGGTAACCGCCTGTGGAACGAGGGGTTCTGGCACGTCTTCCTCTCGCCCTACCTGTGGATGATCGTGGCCATCGCGGTG
This portion of the Actinomycetota bacterium genome encodes:
- a CDS encoding zinc ribbon domain-containing protein translates to MISCPHCGAENADGSEFCTLCLATFRPRGAPSVGAGQQTAPTPAAAGTQPPAQAYVSPGDYRAYAQEAARQAPQPSFGGAGHYVPAAQRGGAAGAIVPAARGLSMGKTDLALLLLAYSFLTFLTLFASRFIISIALLGAAFGGSEAGFSIGVAVLFISDALILAAGGMMASAKARQVGWGWMVGAGCAACTVLLWQPLASLALILLFTGEVYVPLFTLVGVLVALFLEIPMGALGGWIAEKRSYG
- a CDS encoding zinc ribbon domain-containing protein, whose amino-acid sequence is MKCPKCGADNPESAEFCSLCMERISQPGGAERSRISVSSPGGTYTAPGEWRGDAEVLRPEVSRVVVEKVHRYRIKLAVYGVVIALIVTWLVLSFTVWGNPDPGQRTMKLFGAVNARDEGAFVGQFQEQDSEAARTMYSRVVSYLGDSGSYSGLELDVVRDNDYDAVSYIEGGTVQAGGGYERALERSDGLMVVMENHKGVWYVIPTGTDLIP
- a CDS encoding DMT family transporter, yielding MFFAVVLALVGTVLVNYSMYMQKRELNDLPRLELKGALKTLRAFVSNVSWLEAQGLMFLGTFIHSIALIFGPLSVIAPIHTSGVVLLAILAIFKLGERAELMDWIGIGATFLGLVFLGISLAGTSGAESAHNTFFTTFFIVLLYLTAGACFINAFLKKGARESVLIAIGTGVLLGLNDILEKLFWPDAGNRLWNEGFWHVFLSPYLWMIVAIAVVTLFMNQVALQRGKAIVVIPVVNSLSNLIPILVGLMAFGEPFPSSFGMIFLRLLSIVLIVGGAVVLSIKKEGDSPEAASHGDA